The sequence GAGTCAATGGACTGCTGGTGTTGCAGTGAGATCGactgcttgcatgtgtgtgcatgtgtgtgtgtatatacctAAATGGAATTTTTAACTAAATGTGATTAAATCAACATGGTAGCACCATATAGAAGCTGGTGCTAATTAAAATAACCATATATGGCTCTGTGAATggaataaatacagtaaaattagCACAGAAATCACCTCATGCTCTTTTGCAAATTATGCAAGATGCAAATGAGTTCCTGGTGTTTCAATTCTGGATGTATAGAGCAGGTAGAAACGTGCAAACACAGTTCAGAGACTCTGAAATACCTGCAGCAGAGCTGAGACTTACGCTCAGAGAGTTTCTTAAAGCTGCTGGCCTGCTGTAGCTCACCGGGTATTGAGCTTAAAAACATTGCAGGGTCCAGGCGACGAACAGAAGCCGGCCAGGTTCGGGGCTGCCATCCATGGGCACCtcggtgctgctgctgctgctgctgctgctgctgatacaAGAAGCTGGAGGTGGAGGCTGGCAGAGCTGGCTGAATGCAGATAGGATCTCTGTGGGGGGGCGTGAATGTGTGATCGGAGACTAAAATCATTACAGTACGCCTGGTCACTGTGTCCTTGGCTCTTCCGCTGAGCTGAGGCTGATGCTTTCCTCTACTTTTCCCCCCTCTGCCTTTTTCTCCCTATACTTTCTCTTTACACTATACATTTCTCTATAACGTATTAGACATCATTGGctctaaacaaaaacacactgttcACAAAATTTTGCATGTAAGATAATGACAAAAAGTAGTCTTCAGGCTGTCATCTCTGCAAGAATGtaatcatacacacactgcataATGCAGATAAGTCAACGAAGACACAATCAGTGATAATCCAACAAAATATTACACAGATGCACCTCAGTGGATCAATTTGGGTGTATTGATTATGATTACCATTCCTATTTTTTATTGGTGCaatattaatttattacttTTAGAGATTTATCATAAAGGAGGTGTAAACAGAATTTGAGCCTCTCTCGTGAAATCGTTGCCAGTCAGACAGCTTCTTTATGTGCAATGGAAATGATTGCACGGTTATTTTGTTTGACTTCTATAGCCTGCAGGCGCTTTTCTCTTTCAGTTGTGTGCATCCAGCTGAGCGTCAGAGCAAGTGTGTTTGGTTCTGAAGTCATAATAGAGCATATGATACTGTACATAATACACAGAGCCTGGTTTCCtcttctgtgtgtatgtgtgtgtgtgtctgactccCCCACTTCTCACACAGTAGCTTTTATATAAAATCTAAAGAATAAGGTGAGAATGATCCCCAAtagacaataaaaaacagatgttttttgttattttgtcttattatcataactgtaaaTATAGGCCTCTTTCTCCCGGTTCACCCCAGCTGCACTCATGCCCCCAGGCTGCAGTGGCtgtccagagagagagagtgagagtgagagtgagagagagagagagagagagagagagagagagaaaatgtaaactAGACTTGCCTTCCTTGGGTCTCATTGGTTGATTCTCTTCCTAGCGGTTTTGTCCTTGAGAATGTGCAGACACGGGGCAGATAATGTTCTGACACCAGAAACTCTAGACCCGGACCAGATCAACACTTactcccttcttcttcttcttctacttctctGCTCATACTGTCACACTATCCGGACATGCAGATTAAAAGAATGACAGTGTTTGTTGATAATTCTGCGTcgaaatgtgttttaattcttAACGCTGCACGGCCAGTTGTGaagcaaatgtgaaaaaaaaaaaaaatccctgaacTTGATATGTTGTGCGCATGTTTGCTTTCAGTTCTGAGATGTTGCAAGCGTGTTGACACATGGCAAACATAAACTCCATTAATGTTAACCATAAAAATATCACACCCGCAGGCGCGCACACGGGATTATTTTGGAAGCTGGGGTCTGGCTCAGCGCATTAAGGGACAGGGAcgaggggtttttttttaaaactcaaattgGGTAACAACACACCAGATTGAGACTTTAAGTGTATTCAAAGCTATGCACGCCGAAACTCAAAAATTATTTCACCACTTAATGTAAATCTGGGGTTTTCATCTCTTCTCCGGTGTGTTGCAAGGTCAAAGATCTCCTTTTACCGTGCGCTTCTGTAACGGCGGGGTTTCTGCAGAAGTCAGCATGCCAGCAGAGGCCAGCAGCATGTATAGGAATCTCCCTGCAGCGCCACATAAACGGCTAGACCCGGTGAAAGTCCTGATCTAATCACAGTAGGCTTTGATCCAAAGTTTCCACATGATTCTTAAGttagaaaataatataaaagcCACGGACAAATGACATGCAGTTTAGAGGTTGGTGCAAATTGGTtcttaaaagagaaaataattttcctAAAGCTCTGCACAAAATTCTGGCTCTCTAACTATCAGTGCGGTGGCTACAATCGACAAcctgttcttttttctttttggcagaAAAGTGAGTGTGCTCTGGCACGACTGtcgctgcagtgtgtgtgtttgggattaTTAATTAGTGCTAATGTGTTGTTAATATGACTCAGTCTGCGCATGATTTTATCATCACATCACACATCTTTCCTACTGGGTGCAGAAAAAAAGTCTTGAGAGGGAATTATTGCCATTTCAATGACTTTAATAAGCAAAATAGGAAACAATTTCTtccaaaaacaaccaaaaaataagacaaaacagaaaCCAGCCTGAATGGAACAGTTCAAATTTAAGTGTTTaactattatttatataaacagGATTGAAAATTGATCCCCATCATCGCAAAGTACATGGAAttggtgaaaacaaaacaacaacccGCTGCTGCAGTTTCAGTTCGATTTCAACACAGTTGAATCAGTAACAAACCAAAGATTGTTAAATGCATGACTTTTCAACAATAGTTTCAAATGCAAGCACCATGCTTATTCCATATGATCTGACAGTTTGTtaatttaaatcattaaaataaaaactttaactATGCATCTGGCCAGcagaaccagaatcatcaaataataataaaaacaagaccaaaaaaaaaacaacaaaaaacaaaaaaacgtattacataacatacacattgttttcattttgagaaTTTGCACCACCTGAATCCCCTTTTTTACTGACcggcagaaaaaaaatcaggaaaacATAGAGCATTAATAGTCAAACTTTGTATTAAAACGCTTGCGTTATCTAAATATTACCTCTACATAAATCCCCTGACAAGTAAGTTGCTGCACTTCTTctaaatattgttaaaaaatataactCATTAATATGAGGCCCAGTGATGATATGCCACAGGTGGCCGCCAATCGGAATGAGATGTTTGCAGTGGATTCTTGAAGAGTTAATACAGCACTTTTCTGAATTAGAGGCACAAAAGCCACGTGTAATTGAAAATGACAGAGAGCATGTGCCCACATTATACTGCTGTTTAACAGTACGTAGAAAACTTGTAACCTCGCCTTGGTGCGCAATAGCCTCTTCTGTGCAATCTGGGTCCAATAATATTGTGGCCACAtgttttcagcctcacatgtgtcCAAATATTACTCTAAAACTTTTGCACGTAGGTCTACCTTgaataatattacaatatagTATCATAGTATGTCTTCCTGGAGGGAGGTTtgcacaaaattcaaaatgaaaactgaacaaTTCATTATCCAAAAGTGCACTTGACACACAAAGTTTGTTGTATTTAAatgcaactgaaaaaaaatgcactcCTCTCTCAATCAATACcccaaaatgataaaaaaaaaaaaatcataaaaaataaatgagataaaaacacaacacaaagaaagaaagaagttcAAACCAGCCTCCTCAATCTTGTTGTGCAGTTTTGCGGTTGCATAATATTTACAAGCCCAAAGAAACCCACACCATATGATACTGCACCGGCAGTCCTGCTGTTCTGTCCCCGCTGCATTTCTCTAACCCCCCAAAAACTATGGAGAAGCGCAGATCAACAACATGCTCTTAATATACACGAGAAGATGAAAGTACAAAATAGAAATTATTACCGTACATGTCCAGCATGCAGGATTAATatttaatgcagattttttGTTTCAATATATATTCGAATATAACCAAGCAGGCAATAAATCAATGAGATGTTGCATAAAATgtcccccacccacccccccaccccccggGTTAGTAGACAGAAGTTAAATTTGCATAAAGTGGAGTCTTGCTTTTGGAGATTTTTCTCAGATTATACGGGCCCACTTGTCGAATGTGAGTCTCAAGTGTTTGCAGGCTGCGAGGCCAGGCCTACTTGTTGTTTCATAACAGTGTCATCATTTTGGAGAACAAAATTACAAGACAACTGCCTCGACGCCATCCCACACTACTTACAGATTATTTAAAAAGCTGTAGCCtcaaaggagaagaaaaaaaagttcatcaGCCGATCCTCTtctttgaagaagaaaaaaaaagtctcttcaCTACAAGCAACTAATCTACAAAGATGCTGCGACTGATCAGACACTCTACATTGCTCTTTGTATCTCAGTTGACACGTGGATGGAGAGATGATTATATATGAGAATACTAGTTGATGGATTATTCTTCTAATATGAATATAGGCTAATTGTTACCGTTATTAGTATAATCATAAACAGTATGGGAGGTGTGGATTATTATCGTTTGTTTGTTCATCAGCCAGTCAGTCATTTGTGGAGAAAAGGAAaggtggaggggtggaggggaaAGTTTGTTGTGAGGGGTTCACAAGAAAAGGCTATGACAACTCACATGAAAAACTCTGGTGATGAAGGGTTGTCACTGGTTGAGCCAGCCTCGCGAAACCCGTTATTGGCCCCTGACCCCGTCAGTTTCTCACACTTGAGTTTGTAGGCGTCCCTCTCCCTCGCCAGCCGGCTGATCTCCGCCTTCAGCTGCTCCACCTGGTTCATCAGCTGCGTCTTCTCGTTCTCCAGCACGTGCTTCTGCTGCACCCGCTTGAACCGGCAGGACTGCGCGTAGCCCCGGTTCTTCAGGGTCCTCCTCTTCTGCTTGAGACGGATGACCTCGTCCTTGGTGAATCCCCGTAGGTGTCTGTTGAGCTCCCTCACCGACATGGACACCAGCTGGTCGTCGGAGAAGCGGTCCTCCACGTTGAGTCCGCCCCCGGAGCCGTGATGCCCCGCCGACTGGCCTAGGTGCCCGTgtggatggtggtggtgatggtggcgGTGGTGATGGAGCGGCTGGTGGGACTCTGGAGAGACCGGGGACGGGCTGTCGGGGTCCTGACTGTGGTGATGGTGGTGCTGGCTGTGTGGGTGGTTGTGTCCGCCCGGGTGACCGGACAGTTCATCGGCGTGGTGCGGGATGCCCCCCGCGTATGGGTGATGGTGCTGCTGGCCGTGGCCGTGGTGGCTGTGGTGGTGATGCGGGCCCCTGTAGCCCTCGAAAGCGccttgctgctgcagctgctgttggaCGTGCGGAGGCGGAGGGTGGCCGTGAGCTGTGGCTCCAATAAGGGCCTCCACTGCGTCCTCTGGGGTCAGGCTTAGTGTCTGCGGGTCTATCTGCTGGTGGTACCCGTTGTTTGGCATCCAGTACAGCTCCTCTAGGTGGTTTTTCTGCTCTGTGGGGCTGAAGCTGGGTGAAGAGGGCACCGAGCTGCAGGGTGTACTGATGGGGGTGGAAGACACAGAGCCTTGGGGTTGGAGACGGTTACACTGGCGCACCCCGTTGCGCTCCAGCCCTGCCAGGCCTTCCTTCTTCACGTCAAacttcatcaggtcaaaatcgTTGACATATTCCAGAGCCAGAGGGCTGCTGGGTAGCTCCGGGCCCATGCTCAGCTCTGCACTCATGTTGCTGTCGCGACTCTTTTGCAGATATGCAAAGGTACTTGCAAGCGTCGCAAAAACTGACTTATTAATCAGCGTCTCTTCCCCCCTTTCTTGTTTCATGCAATAAGTCTTTTGGCTCCTCCACCGCTGTGCACAGACTTGCTGTAGCATGAAACACCGTATgattggtggaaaaaaaaaaggaaaacgaAAAAAAAGTAGTGGAGGAAAACTTTCAGGCTAATGCTCTGCTCTCGGTTTGCGTCATATAGCCTACTTCTACTGGGATAATCTGGCAGAGAGACCAGGCAGGAGGTAGAAAGCAATGCGCCTCAGTGCAAAGGAAAAAACCTCAGTCCCTTCAGTAGAAGTGTATTCACAAAAAAAGTCTACATAAATAGggtataataataaaaagaaataccACGTTTGTTCGTTGAGACGGGCACCAGTCCTCGTTGCAACTTCTTGGTTGTAAgtccctttttttctccaggAAAATAATAGGAGCAAATAAGCAGAGTAAATAGGGCGTCTGATTTTCGCTGAGAAGCCGCTTTTCCAGCTCTGCACCGCAGAGATTCAAAGGCTcgcctctctcactctctcccactctctggtatcCAGCAGACTGCGCTTGGAGCCAGCCAGCGCTTTATCCTTATAGCGCACCGTGACGTCGAGCTGAAAGGCAGGATCCGTAGCGCTCAACTCTCCAATGGGAGCGGGACTCTGAGCTGAaatagaggaagagaaggaggaggagagcagaggagaggagggcgCACAGCACAGTCTTGACAGCTACAGACAGTCAGCTGACCGACTTCCCTAAAAGCAGAAGGTGGGAGGaaaagtggaggagagagaaatgcCTCCACTTCATGGACACTATGCTCGGCTCCGGTGTAACGCGCTGCTCTCTGTCCCTGTCTTTCCTAATAACAGATCTCAATGAGAGTCATGTGAGGGGATTTATTGGCCACAGTGCtgcaaactaaaaaaaaacaaaaaccctctAATAAAACTCGTATGGCACAACACTCCCTTAGAAAACTTAAGAATTTAACCCAATGTTCAAACCTCAGTTTATATAAAAGGTGTAAGATGAACAAATCTAGCATTCTggtgaaaacagctgttccAGTTGTTCCCAAAAGCATATCTGTGTAGCTGTCAAGAAGAAACAAAGATAAAGCACATCATTCCCTTCATTTCGTGACAATATTTGCCACGAAAGTGCTTGAAACAACTTGATTTGATCTGAAGacaaatcattttcttttctttttgaagattcaagatttaattGACACATTTGtctcattaaatgttttttttaaagaacatttttccaCACAATAACCAATTACAAGAAAGATTGTATTTGCcagcagcaaataaaaatgtagttcatcattatttttacagaGTTGGAAAGTTGAATCTTGACCTTTCTCACAAACAAGGACACATGACTTTATTGTATTATCCCGCAAACATGCTTACAGTCACTTTTTTGATGTTTGGACAGTAGTTTAGCCCATAATTAAGAATCACAATAAAATCCAAGTAGAacttatgtttgtgtgtcctcAGTAGTGACAATACAGTGACCTTCCTGCACTGAACTTCATGgatgaaataatatttttgctATGATACCACTAAAACAGACCAATATGTATTTGTATCATCTTCCACTACTATTACTGTGggttaagtgtattttttttctcgGTTAAAGTAAAGTTGACTTTGTTCAGAGCATGTTATTACTCCCAGGTTCCCACATCAAGCTGCTCTTGGCTCGGACAGTTTGTTTTACACCGGCCAGCATCACAACACTAGAAAACAGGCTCAAGGCTGCCCCTGCGTGGGCAACACACGAACCGATGAAGCTGCTTAGATGCTGCTCacagatttttcctttttattttgcgcttggatttttttttttttttatcaccgCGCTAATTGCTTGTTTTAAAGGTCACATCCTGCAATTATGACTGACAACAATTAATCTCTGTCGCTTGAGTCTCATAAACACTCAGTGTCACACGTTTAATCACCTCACTGACACTGTCTAACAGGTAGGCAGATCGCCCAGCGTGTATACGTGCATCATTGATCtgatctttatttttaattgtccgtcgaggaaaaaaaaagaaaaaaaaagcaggtagTGTGAGCAAATGTCTCGCTTCtctgcaaaaaaagaaactgcTTGTAAATGAGTCCATTTGAAGGATCGATTGGATTATCATTTCGTTTCCACCTCATATCCACGGTTGAGTACAGCCGCGACCAGAGCGTATTGATCAGGCTTGGATGTAAGAGGAGGCTGCCAAAGATGAGATCCGATAATGAAAGGcttatttgtttgctttaaatTCTTAATCAGTTTGAGTTGTGCTGCAGTGTATCAATAAGATGAACTCTTAATCCAACTCATGTCATAAATCATAACCCATACTCACCAAAGTCCTAATATCCTAATATTGTTTGCAGCATATTTTAACCCAATTCAAGTTATAGTTCAGATaatttaattgtaaaaaaacataaagatacaaatataaattataaaatcataaaattatACACCGTCGCTACACGTTTTAAAGAGAATATCAAGAGTTTCATAAAGCATCCTTGCAGTTTTTAACCAAACACTAGAAACTTTACAGAAACAACAGAATGATTTATGGCTGTTACTTACctatttgtcttattttattattattgttatcagttgtattatttttttattattatacattcattttaGGCTATTATTACTAGTTTTTAACAGCACAATTTAGACCAAACTGTTTATCATAACAGGTTATTTTGATTCGAGGCTAATTAAAGTGTACTTTAAAGCCACTCTGGATTGTATTTATTCcttgtatgattttttttatcatttatagaGTGAATGGTCAACATCTAACATCCTCAGATTAACAATCTCCTTCAGCCTCCGAGCGCGCAGTATCCTGGATATCACCCCATACTGATGCACAAAATTCAAAACCTATATTTCTAGTCAGTATCAAAACGTACAGGTAGTTAAAATCGTTCTCTTTTTATTCCCTGGACCTGCAGGCGAGCttctcagttctcagctccaaCTTCAAAAGCGCCCTGAGCGAGTCGTGACGTGCCGAGCTGCTCTAAAACCTCTTCCAAGCGAGGCCGACCCGGCGGCAGCCCCATTAGGTCGTAATGCTCTCTAATATAGCCCGAGTCCACCGTCTAATAGATCCAGGCAGGCCTGCCGGCGGCTCTCCCCCTTCGGTAATAACGGGCTGTAATGGAGAGACGAGATGTAAAAAAGCGTCCATGTCAGCAGCATATCGGTGGTTAATGATCTATTAAGTGATCCGTGTGCTTATGGACAGCGAAAAAAAGTGTTGATGCTTGCTTATTCGCTCCTAATGAGAGTCCCATCCTACGGATTTTAGGAAtgaataacagaaataaaatcacctttaaaatgtaacatttaacaGTTGACGCACGGAGGCTGCAGTGGCTGCCGAGCTTCCCACAGCTCACATCTCACACCTGCAACAGGCCCGCTGGTTTCACACAGGAGGCCCGTGGAGTGTCTGTAGGAACAGACATGATTCCCTGCACAAATATGGATTTCTACACTGCTCCGTACTGACCCGGGGACCTATCCATGCATGCACATCTGCTGTCCGGAGGCCGATGTGCGTTGCCAAGACCCTTTTGGATGTGGGTGAACTCAAACTTCGTCTGAATGGGAGGATGTAGTGAATATAaggaatacttttttttctttcttttagagCCAGAAtcagactgtctgtctctctctctctctctctttgaggTTTTATTTGGTCGTCTTTGGTCGTTTGGCGTGCGTAATGATTAACTCTAATGGTCCCCTCCGACCCTGACTGGAAATGCTGTAGAACAAAACGGAAGGTAGCCGAGCTGGAAGGCCCGTGACAGGGAGAGTGAgggatggagatggagagacgGTGCTTTCGGAAGTGCCGCTTTGATGAGCTTTGACGcaggagggagaaaagagacGACGAGCTTGTGCAGCTCCGGCTCCAAAAGTTTTACCCgctgctgcttttatttgactactaattttttatttttttttatttttaaaaaaacgtaTATTGCAAGCGAGTTTTCACTTGGATAACTTCTAAATGACAATTGTGAATTTAAacttttcagtcttttctcaCTACAGTAGCCTACACAGCTGCCATAAGTTTTATGTTGTATTCATGTGATGTTACAGAATGAAACTATCGGGAATCTGTTGACGTAAATTTGCCATAATTCAAATTTGTTTACAACATattcaaaatg is a genomic window of Thunnus maccoyii chromosome 4, fThuMac1.1, whole genome shotgun sequence containing:
- the mafba gene encoding transcription factor MafB, encoding MLQQVCAQRWRSQKTYCMKQERGEETLINKSVFATLASTFAYLQKSRDSNMSAELSMGPELPSSPLALEYVNDFDLMKFDVKKEGLAGLERNGVRQCNRLQPQGSVSSTPISTPCSSVPSSPSFSPTEQKNHLEELYWMPNNGYHQQIDPQTLSLTPEDAVEALIGATAHGHPPPPHVQQQLQQQGAFEGYRGPHHHHSHHGHGQQHHHPYAGGIPHHADELSGHPGGHNHPHSQHHHHHSQDPDSPSPVSPESHQPLHHHRHHHHHHPHGHLGQSAGHHGSGGGLNVEDRFSDDQLVSMSVRELNRHLRGFTKDEVIRLKQKRRTLKNRGYAQSCRFKRVQQKHVLENEKTQLMNQVEQLKAEISRLARERDAYKLKCEKLTGSGANNGFREAGSTSDNPSSPEFFM